Part of the Citrus sinensis cultivar Valencia sweet orange chromosome 2, DVS_A1.0, whole genome shotgun sequence genome, tgcCCACTTAATTGCTCTCTGACTCAGCACCAGGTGTCACTCTTTACTTAATTTCCCTATGCATCTGcctttttgttgttgttttgcCTCTGAGTCTCACATTTTtggcttttatttttacttaaattttccTTAATTAACCGAAAAGATTCCCAATTAATGTTGATTGCTTCGTCAATTGATACAACAGAGAGTCATTATTCGCACGAATTAGACACTGCTCTTTGGTTAACTTCAACCACGTTTGATTGTCGACTTATAGGAGTCATAATTCAATGTGGACATAAGAATTAGACACTGCTGCATAACTAAATACAGTaccatatttaatttaaagattttgtcaAATTGCAATATTCTGTAACTTAGCCAACACTTGATTTAAATAAGTGATAGTATTTATCTTTCAATCGTACTTTAAAGGTGCGcggatttgaaaatttttaacacATAAGCATTCAAAGAGAAGCAAAGGAAAAAACTATTCACATATGCAATTGCATTAGCAAAATTTGCTTTGGGAACAATCCAATTCCTATTGTGTGTGTATCATACAACACTTGgcaatcaaattttaatgggaaaaagagaaaggaaaCTCAATCAGAAACTTGAGCTTTCTCTTGGTACCTATTTATATATTACCATTTTCTTCGATTGATGAATCAGAAGCTGAGTCATCCaatgttgaatttgaaatggTTTCCGACTGGCTTCCATTTTCACTATCTGAAATTCCAGATGCTTTCTCTTCAACTGGTTGTTTCATGAACCAATGCATAATACTTGCAGTCAATGTAAGAATCATCTTTTGATTCACCtgaaataattgaaagaaaaatataaaaactcgGCTTCCAAATTGAGAGACCTTATTAACTGCAGTTGATGACCCAACAAAGCTCCTGATCGAAGAACATATACCTCAGTCATGTCTTCAGGAAGCAAAAATATTGAGCATCCAAGTTTCCTTGCAATACTGATAATGTAGGTGGCAttcatctttttctcctcATCTAAATTTCCCCAAGtttgaaaagagaaagaacaaTGTCAAAACGAATGAGTATTTTTCcaacataattttatgaaaatcgAAAAGATTGTAAGAAAAAAGCTAGATTTATAAATcacacacaataaaacaaattgtaCTGTCAAAAACTAAATTCTTGCCAAAGCATGCTGCTATTGCCGATCAAAGTAACTGCACATCGCGTATGATTAGAAGAAAACATACCCGTTACTCCTTTTGTGACCAGACTCCAGTTTACAGCTCTAGGCTGAACAGCACTGAGTAGCTCAAGAAAAAAGATGCCATCTGCCAAACTCTTATCCTGTTAAATTGAAATAGTGATGAAAATGGTTCAGATTTGTTTACTCAGAATAGAAGCAGAGAATCAGAAATCTAATTGAATGGTTCATTGAAGAAGTGAATGTTGTATTACACGAGATGAAGCTAATTTAAAACTATACCTTAAAACTATTCATGCGACTCTGGCTTCCTGAGATTCTCACTTTGGCATTGGCCCATTGCAGAATATCAGCATCAGTTATTTCCTTCCCATGGGAGTGGAATCTCAAGTTCTTCAGAAGTTGCAGGACATTGTATCTCATCATTTGCCATAATAAtgctgaaaagaaaagaggccAACATTCGTTATTCATAAAAAGGAGATATATAAGAACCCAACAGAAGAATTCGGCAAAATAGTCTGAAAAAAGCTTTCTGAATAGCATTAAAAGTATAATGGCGGAACAGAGTATTacccaaaatcaattttttatttccttgtACAATATCATTTCCAGCGATATTGACCAGGGAAAACTTCAGTTGCTTCCCTATTTTTACCACTTGGTTACAGTTTTCTACTTTCCTGAATGGTAATTTAATCGGAGGCTTATTTGCAATCTTCCAATTGACAATCCCCGGTGACAGCTTGTCAAGAGTTTCTAGAAGTACCCATCTGCAAAATATGTTTAGCCAATGCACTAGATTTTAGGTGAAGAatgaattttgtgaaattatcaGATAGAAATCTATTATAATACAACCTCTATTCAATTTGGAATAAGTACCGTGATACtaaattcttataattatGAGAGCAAAACATAGATACTAACCCATTTCTGAGATCTTCAAAGACATTATCTATGTATGTTGAATTTCCAAGGCTGTTTATCCAAAAACGGAATGCTCTTTCTTCTCTAGAAATCTGGGTGTCATCAGGTGAAACTTCAAGGAAGGATATCTCTTTTGTTTGGGTAGATAGCCCATTCCTGAATGTAAACGTGTGACAATTAGCTTATGTGCATTTGAACTCTATTAATGTGATCATGATATCTAGAGGAAGAAGACAAGCCATCAATTTGTTTAGGCATATTTAGCACTAAAATGCATCTTAAAGTACAAATGGTATACCATGAATATGGAAGATAGAAAACATTCTCACCTATGCTGGAAAATATGTGCAACAAAAGCAAGGTTAAGATTTGGGGAACCCTCGACAATATCCTTTGCAGTCAAGTATCTGCGACAACCCATCCTATCTGCATGTTCAAGAATCAATTTTGCTCTTTGCAGTGGATTTTTGACGGCCAATGTAGATGGATTGCTGTGCTCAGGTGCAAGAACATTTAAAAGGTTAGCGTAAGCTTCTCCATCCTGCAGATGGCACAGAGAATGATCAATATCAAACACATCTTTGAAAACTGATGTAGCATGCCTCACACAGAaatcatcaattttatttgcttttggCTTATACATTCAGGAAGTGCTCAATTCATTCATCAGCATGGACAACTCTGGTCTACAAGCTAAACCATGATAACAGATGAATTGTGTGCTAATTGGATTAATAGACATATTGCACAATCATTCTCAATCAAGAGGTGCACCCAAGTGCTACGTTTCATGGATCACATAACTCACCCTAATTTTGAGGCGATCATGATGCAAATCATGATTCAAAAGCACTACTGCAATAAAAGAtgataagaaaagaattttttttttcaaggtTCTCTTTCAACTGTCAACGAGTAAGTTTGTCTGTGACTTTGAGCTATACAAACAACCAACATTTATGAATACTATTCATATCTCAAACAAAAGCCGACACTTCTCTTCACAAAGACAAACTCAAAACATCAAATTCTTTTGCTTTAAAGATGCTACAAAGCAAAAGCATACTCAAATGAAACTACTGTAGCCAGaagaaagattaaaaattatatatatgatggACGTTTTCACTTATCTACCTTTATATCTGAAGAGAAGTTGGTCACTATTTTCTTGTATCCAGCTTTCTTCAGATGAAAATTCATCCACCTCAGTAAAATCTTCTCTGGAGGTAGACTCATCAACTCTTCCACATCCTGTTGtttgcaatataaaaaggAAACTTGTTAGAGCAGaactattaataaaattctgaGCATGCCGATTGTTAAACAAAACAATACTGCTGTTGAAAGAAGAGAATATTACCTTGCTATCATCAACCAGCTGCAGCAACTGAGGTGTTTTCTTCAGGTTGAGGTCAGCCAGCAATTGTATCTAGAATAGCATGACAACAAGAAGGTCAAACAATATCTAAACTAACAGAAAATGGTTCTGCAGTTTGCATTTCTTCAGCTTCATGGTTCCTAAGTCCAATGAAGCATTCATTAACTCATTGTCAGCTAAATGTCAAATTAAGAtgataaacataaaaatgttACCTTAATGATTTGGGAAATCACTCCAAGAACAAGATGACGctgaaacaaaacaataaaggATATCAGCTTTAAtgatcaatagaattgcaacATTGAATTATTAAGCATAGTGACAACACACAATTCAAGTCAATGAAATCATGGCAAAagggaaaattaattaaaaggcATATACACGTACCCTTCCCTCGATAAAATCTTGGGTCCCTATGTTAACTACAGTACATCCAATAGCCTTAGCAGAGTTCAGACAGAGGGTATggttttcatttctttcccACGGGTTAAGCAACCTCTTTGTATTAATAGCTCTTTCATCAATTGTACCAGGAACTGCCACATTGATAAGCTTGCTGCAGGACAAGAATCAAaagaacaattaataaaatcatcaaaaccTTAACATGTCCAATCAACAAAAAACTTCTAGTTACCAGAGAAGAACTCCATCCTTTACAATCTCGAAAAGATCATTAGATGAAGGATCAATTGGGAggtatttatttagaaattcatcCCCTGCAAGGTAATTATTGATATGTGCAACATAAGATGCTTTTTCGGATTCGCTAATGGTGTGAAGCAATGTGGTGGTTGCAGCCTTGAGGAATGCAGACGAGTTCTTGGCATTGCTTCCTGTTCTTGCATTTGCATGCGCTTGTAGCTTCAAATAAACCTGTACCATGATTTCCAACACAGGTTTCCATCTTTAACGTTGCAGATAGTAAAAGAATTTCTACTtaataaacaatcaaacagataattttttttttaatttcaccttaaacacaaagaaataattttataaataatgtttCCAAAATCCAATGACAgcgttttttaaaaaataataataataactctAGAACTCgcgaaaattttttatatacacTATCTGATTTGTTGTCTGCGTCAATTGCAGAGGATTAGATGAAGTGCAAAAAGATGACTTGCCTTCATCGACTCTGAAGAGCAACCGACAAGATGATACTTTCATTCACAAAAGCAGGAAACGaaatccaaaattttgattataggAATAGCAGATAAGCGGAAAGAACATAAATCAACCTCCAAAAGTATGGTGAAACGACACATCGTCCAAATAGAAGGTCGGTGAACGAATGATCGAGTAGACAGAAAAATCAGAGGATGGCATATGAATATCAATCATACCTTCAAGAAGAGCTCGAAATCAACCTCATCTTGTAGGTCACAATGATAATCTTGAATCAACGAAGCTCTCTCTTCTTCGCTGAGATTTTCTCCGACAACTTTCAATCTCGACATCTTCGATGCTAAATCGCCTACCGTTAGCTTTCCACTGTCTCTCCTCATGCTCATGAACtgcaaaatttcatattttcttattcttaAACATCtcaaaaaaaagataaaaacaatggaaaaataaaatggatgaacTTACGTGAGTCTTTAAGCTCCGAAGCTCAACCTGCGTGAACTGGTTTTGAAGCGATGGATCTGATACAACAATCCCTACGTAACCTGACATTTtgctaatttcttttttacagtttttttttttttttgttattgtaacttaaaaaaaaaaaaaaaaggattcaAGTTCTGCAGCGGATTTGATTTAATGTGAAAATGcgatctctctttctttctatcTTTCAATTCTAATAGCTCCAGAGTACTGCAGGTGGAGCAAAGGCTTGCGAGTTTTTTGAATTAGAATTCAAATTATGACCCTTATGTCCCCTCAACCTCAAAGTGATTTATCTCTCTGTCTGAGTAGGAACCTGGGCCCCACTCCACACTTGGGCTGGGCCACATTTCATAATTCAAATTATGACTAATTTGTCCTCGAACccgctttctttttttaaaatttgaagagtATATAGttttttgttctaaattttCATGTTTTGGCAAACatacgttaaaaaaaaaaattgtatgtaGACTATAcgtaaattaataaaattttcaagtgcGAAAGACAATACAACTATAAGgaatataacattattttgGATTGCTTGAGTTAGAATTTTCATAATGCGAGGGAAAATAGAAGTTGAATGtataaatttgagtttttataggaTAAGTATCTTCTTAAATATTAGTGAAAATACATTCTCAAGTTGATTTTAATAACTGTATTATAAGTGTATGTATCTAgattaaaatacaataaattttagattaaaatacaataaattattatttttttggataatataGTAGTAGATTGTGACCAACTTttaaaagggggaaaaaaaggcaTTTAAtaaggagaagaagagaaCCACTTGGGCTAACGAGTAAGTTCACAAATGTGAGGAAATGGGTTCGAGCCTCTGCAGACGCATTACAggtgtttaatttaaatgtttttccTTGGAACCCCAGAACTTGAGTGAAGGCAGTCTTTCTCCCAGGAGGGGAGTTGACGTCTtttgaatatttgagagggttaaaaaATCTGAGCGGTGCCATATCAACTTTGATGTCAACAGGTCTCAGTACATATATTTGTATGATTGTACATATCAATTAtactctcatataatatgagttgtaatttgagtaataatctcatgtcataaaaaaaaaataataaggagaagaagagaaCTATTTAAAGCCTAAAGACtagtattattttgaatttccttAACTAAAAATTACAGAGTAAGTAAGTTACTGCATTGAATCGCTTACAGGGTAGATTCATGAATAGCATTAATGGAGGTTGGTCATCatgcattaaatatttttggtaaaaaaattagGCAAAGGACAAGGCAGTCATTCAATACAAGATGATGATTTGGCCATTTTAGGAATTCTGAGCCCCACGTGAAAGAAAAGCTTGCTTGCTTTCCAAAAAGTTTGAGTTGATTGCAGGGACAGATTACAGTAACGGTCcttttttgtgatttatttcCTTTCACTTGAAAATCCAATTCAATAGTAAAAAAACAAGGTTTGGTAAGCTCTGTTTGATAAATCTTTTCTTCAAGTTACTACAAACACActaacataataattaaagaaagaattaCCCATTTCAATGGAAAAGCACAGAGACAGCAAATGCTTTTTAGCTTAACGCATGGAGAAAGCAAGATTTACGGCCAAGAAAAAAGAGGCAAAAGTAGCATCAGCAGGCATAATTCACATGGATGTTATGACCTAAATTTAACTTCAATTCCCTTGTTATCAACTAAAAAGAGGCATGTGAGTGGGGGGACCAGAGGCAAAGGAGATAGAGATATCGTAT contains:
- the LOC102624470 gene encoding fimbrin-2, producing the protein MSGYVGIVVSDPSLQNQFTQVELRSLKTHFMSMRRDSGKLTVGDLASKMSRLKVVGENLSEEERASLIQDYHCDLQDEVDFELFLKVYLKLQAHANARTGSNAKNSSAFLKAATTTLLHTISESEKASYVAHINNYLAGDEFLNKYLPIDPSSNDLFEIVKDGVLLCKLINVAVPGTIDERAINTKRLLNPWERNENHTLCLNSAKAIGCTVVNIGTQDFIEGRRHLVLGVISQIIKIQLLADLNLKKTPQLLQLVDDSKDVEELMSLPPEKILLRWMNFHLKKAGYKKIVTNFSSDIKDGEAYANLLNVLAPEHSNPSTLAVKNPLQRAKLILEHADRMGCRRYLTAKDIVEGSPNLNLAFVAHIFQHRNGLSTQTKEISFLEVSPDDTQISREERAFRFWINSLGNSTYIDNVFEDLRNGWVLLETLDKLSPGIVNWKIANKPPIKLPFRKVENCNQVVKIGKQLKFSLVNIAGNDIVQGNKKLILALLWQMMRYNVLQLLKNLRFHSHGKEITDADILQWANAKVRISGSQSRMNSFKDKSLADGIFFLELLSAVQPRAVNWSLVTKGVTDEEKKMNATYIISIARKLGCSIFLLPEDMTEVNQKMILTLTASIMHWFMKQPVEEKASGISDSENGSQSETISNSTLDDSASDSSIEENGNI